From Carya illinoinensis cultivar Pawnee chromosome 5, C.illinoinensisPawnee_v1, whole genome shotgun sequence, one genomic window encodes:
- the LOC122309275 gene encoding 30S ribosomal protein S31, mitochondrial: MAMMQWCGAVSRRVMITHRPALTSAGGGAAEPILCGRGDKKTKKGKRFKGSYGNSRPKKEKKIERIKDKVEVPRSTPWPLPFKLI, from the coding sequence ATGGCGATGATGCAGTGGTGCGGCGCAGTATCGAGGCGGGTGATGATAACCCACAGACCTGCCCTAACATCAGCGGGAGGAGGGGCAGCGGAGCCTATTCTGTGTGGGCGTGGGGACAAGAAGACCAAGAAGGGGAAGAGATTCAAGGGGTCGTACGGGAACTCCAGGccgaagaaggagaagaagattgAGCGAATCAAGGACAAGGTCGAGGTCCCCAGGTCGACTCCTTGGCCCCTCCCTTTCAAGCTCATCTga
- the LOC122309273 gene encoding epimerase family protein SDR39U1 homolog, chloroplastic isoform X1: MELFGANAFSWTHSISSSIHVTRSFYVKTCETRRFRVCCSSDKDQKANQMTVSVTGATGFIGRRLVQRLHADNHRIHVLTRSRSKAELIFPVKDFPGIVIAEEPGWKDCIQGSDGVVNLAGLPISTRWSSEIKKEIKQSRIRVTSKVVDLINDAPDAVRPTVLVSATAVGYYGSSETQVFDERSPSGNDYLAEVCREWEATALRVNKDVRLALIRIGVVLGKDGGALAKMIPLFMMFAGGPLGSGKQWFSWIHLDDIVNLIYEALSNPSYKGVINGTAPNPVRLTEMCEQLGNVMGRPSWLPVPDLALKAVLGEGASVVLEGQRVLPARAKELGFPFKYSYVKDALKAILS; this comes from the exons ATGGAGCTCTTCGGAGCAAATGCTTTCTCGTGGACCCACTCCATCTCTTCCTCGATTCACGTCACTCGCTCATTCTAT GTTAAGACGTGTGAGACTAGGAGGTTCAGGGTTTGCTGCAGTTCTGATAAAGACCAGAAG GCAAATCAGATGACTGTATCAGTGACTGGAGCTACAGGTTTTATAGGTAGAAGATTGGTGCAAAGGCTGCATGCAG ATAATCACCGCATTCATGTCTTGACACGCTCTAGATCTAAGGCTGAGTTAATTTTTCCGG TCAAGGACTTTCCAGGAATAGTGATTGCAGAGGAGCCAGGGTGGAAAGACTGCATTCAAGGTTCCGATGGTGTTGTGAACTTGGCTGGATTGCCCATTAGTACACGATGGTCTTCTGAG ATCAAGAAAGAGATTAAGCAAAGCCGGATTAGAGTAACCTCAAAG GTTGTAGATTTAATAAATGATGCACCAGATGCAGTTCGGCCTACAGTTTTAGTCAGTGCAACAGCTGTTGGTTACTATG GCAGTAGTGAAACACAAGTATTTGATGAACGGAGTCCATCAGGAAATGATTACTTGGCTGAG gtGTGTAGAGAATGGGAAGCTACAGCCCTCAGAGTAAATAAGGATGTTAGATTAGCACTTATACGCATTGGCGTTGTTCTTGGTAAAGATGGCGGTGCTTTAG CTAAAATGATCCCTCTCTTCATGATGTTTGCTGGTGGTCCTTTGGGCTCTGGGAAACAATG GTTTTCTTGGATTCATCTGGATGACATAGTGAACCTAATATATGaagctctttccaatccatctTATAAAG GCGTTATCAATGGAACTGCACCAAACCCTGTTAGATTGACTGAAATGTGTGAACAATTGGGAAATGTCATGGGCCGGCCCTCATGGCTTCCTGTACCTGACCTTGCGCTCAAAGCAGTCCTTGGTGAAGGTGCTTCAGTG GTTTTGGAAGGGCAACGGGTGCTCCCCGCTCGAGCCAAGGAATTGGGTTTCCCATTCAAGTACTCCTATGTGAAAGATGCACTTAAAGCCATTCTTTCGTAG
- the LOC122309273 gene encoding epimerase family protein SDR39U1 homolog, chloroplastic isoform X2 yields the protein MTVSVTGATGFIGRRLVQRLHADNHRIHVLTRSRSKAELIFPVKDFPGIVIAEEPGWKDCIQGSDGVVNLAGLPISTRWSSEIKKEIKQSRIRVTSKVVDLINDAPDAVRPTVLVSATAVGYYGSSETQVFDERSPSGNDYLAEVCREWEATALRVNKDVRLALIRIGVVLGKDGGALAKMIPLFMMFAGGPLGSGKQWFSWIHLDDIVNLIYEALSNPSYKGVINGTAPNPVRLTEMCEQLGNVMGRPSWLPVPDLALKAVLGEGASVVLEGQRVLPARAKELGFPFKYSYVKDALKAILS from the exons ATGACTGTATCAGTGACTGGAGCTACAGGTTTTATAGGTAGAAGATTGGTGCAAAGGCTGCATGCAG ATAATCACCGCATTCATGTCTTGACACGCTCTAGATCTAAGGCTGAGTTAATTTTTCCGG TCAAGGACTTTCCAGGAATAGTGATTGCAGAGGAGCCAGGGTGGAAAGACTGCATTCAAGGTTCCGATGGTGTTGTGAACTTGGCTGGATTGCCCATTAGTACACGATGGTCTTCTGAG ATCAAGAAAGAGATTAAGCAAAGCCGGATTAGAGTAACCTCAAAG GTTGTAGATTTAATAAATGATGCACCAGATGCAGTTCGGCCTACAGTTTTAGTCAGTGCAACAGCTGTTGGTTACTATG GCAGTAGTGAAACACAAGTATTTGATGAACGGAGTCCATCAGGAAATGATTACTTGGCTGAG gtGTGTAGAGAATGGGAAGCTACAGCCCTCAGAGTAAATAAGGATGTTAGATTAGCACTTATACGCATTGGCGTTGTTCTTGGTAAAGATGGCGGTGCTTTAG CTAAAATGATCCCTCTCTTCATGATGTTTGCTGGTGGTCCTTTGGGCTCTGGGAAACAATG GTTTTCTTGGATTCATCTGGATGACATAGTGAACCTAATATATGaagctctttccaatccatctTATAAAG GCGTTATCAATGGAACTGCACCAAACCCTGTTAGATTGACTGAAATGTGTGAACAATTGGGAAATGTCATGGGCCGGCCCTCATGGCTTCCTGTACCTGACCTTGCGCTCAAAGCAGTCCTTGGTGAAGGTGCTTCAGTG GTTTTGGAAGGGCAACGGGTGCTCCCCGCTCGAGCCAAGGAATTGGGTTTCCCATTCAAGTACTCCTATGTGAAAGATGCACTTAAAGCCATTCTTTCGTAG
- the LOC122309276 gene encoding ubiquitin fusion degradation protein 1 homolog, which translates to MFFDGYGYHGTSFEQTYRCYPASFIEKPQIESGDKIIMPPSALDRLASLHIDYPMLFELRNDAAERISHCGVLEFIAEEGMIYMPYWMMENMLLQEGDMVRVKNMTLPKGTYVKLQPHTKDFLDISNPKAILETTLRNFSCLTTGDSIMVAYNNKKYYIDIIETKPANAISIIETDCEVDFAPPLDYKEPERPVAPALPSKAAQVEEASAEAEPKFSPFTGVGRRLDGKTLMHQPQSVSSSGAKDKRLAAATSNAQPSAGSSSQSNTRQTQGKLVFGSTNVNRTTPKETQKKEAAKESKQEQPPKTEEPKFQPFSGKKYSLRG; encoded by the exons ATG TTTTTTGATGGATATGGGTATCATGGGACATCTTTTGAGCAGACATACCGATGTTACCCGGCATCCTTTATTGAGAAG CCGCAAATCGAAAGCGGTGATAAAA TTATAATGCCTCCTTCAGCTCTGGACCGCCTAG CATCTTTACATATTGATTATCCTATGTTGTTTGAACTTCGGAATGATGCTGCTGAGCGGATTTCTCATTGTGGGGTTCTCGAGTTCATTGCAGAAGAAGGCATGATCTATATGCCTTATTGG ATGATGGAGAACATGCTCTTACAAGAGGGGGACATGGTTCGTGTAAAAAATATGACCCTTCCGAAGGGAACCTATGTCAAGTTGCAACCCCACACGAAGGACTTTTTGGATATCTCTAATCCAAAAGCAAT CTTAGAGACAACATTAAGGAATTTTTCATGTTTAACCACCGGGGACAGTATTATGGTGGCATATAACAACAAGAAGTATTACATAGATATTATAGAAACAAAACCTGCTAATGCAATAAGCATCATCGAGACAGATTGTGAGGTGGACTTCGCACCTCCCCTGGATTACAAGGAACCTGAAAGACCCGTTGCACCTGCTCTTCCAAGCAAGGCTGCCCAAG TTGAAGAGGCTTCAGCTGAAGCTGAACCAAAATTCAGCCCTTTCACTGGAGTAGGAAGACGCTTGGATGGGAAAACTCTGATGCATCAGCCTCAATCAGTTTCTTCCTCAGGGGCCAAAGACAAGCGACTCGCTGCTGCCACCAGTAATGCTCAGCCTTCTGCGGGATCTAGTTCACAAAGCAACACTCGTCAGACTCAGGGAAAGCTTGTGTTTGGATCAACAAATGTAAACCGCACTACCCCCAAAGAAACACAAAAG AAGGAAGCTGCAAAAGAGAGTAAACAAGAGCAGCCCCCAAAGACAGAAGAGCCGAAGTTTCAGCCATTCTCTGGGAAAAAGTACTCGTTGCGGGGTTGA
- the LOC122310514 gene encoding arginine decarboxylase-like, which produces MPAMACCVDAAAAGFSPGYAVAIPAAGNPLPAPVTLSGVPPETNNLEVSHWSPSLSAALYKIDGWGAPYFSVNASGNVSVRPFGAATLAHQEIDLLKIVRKVSDPKSSGGLGLQMPLIVRLPDVLKSRLESLQSAFDLAVQSQGYKAHYQGVYPVKCNQDRFVVEDIVRFGSAFRFGLEAGSKPELLLAMSCLCKGSPDAYLICNGFKDVEYISLALFARKLSLNTVIVLEQEEELDLVINLSKKFSVRPVIGVRAKLRTKHSGHFGSTSGEKGKFGLTTTQILRVVRKLKEVDMLDCLQLLHFHIGSQIPSTSLLTDGVSEAAQIYCELVRLGAHMQVIDIGGGLGIDYDGSKSSESDISVGYSLEDYAAAVVQAVRLVCDRRCIKHPIICSESGRAIVSHHSVLIFEAVSASAYESPSITSFGLENFVEGLPVEARADYGNLSDAAIKGEYETCLFYADQLKQRCVNQFKEGSLGMEQLAAVDGVCDVVSKALGAADPVRTYHVNLSIFTSIPDFWGIGQLFPIVPIHRLDQRPSMRGILSDLTCDSDGKIDKFIGGESSLPLHELEGDGRYYLGMFLGGAYEEAIGGLHNLFGGPSVVRVSQSDGPHSFVVTRAVPGPSCSDVLRIMQHEPELMFETLKHRAEECMDGSSIAANAALASSLDRSFHNMPYLVVGASSSCSLTAINNGGLYYCGEDEYNAPAADSAAAEDEQWSYCVA; this is translated from the coding sequence ATGCCGGCCATGGCGTGTTGCGTGGACGCTGCTGCAGCTGGATTTTCTCCCGGCTACGCTGTTGCCATTCCGGCGGCAGGTAATCCTCTTCCTGCGCCTGTAACACTTTCCGGCGTACCTCCAGAAACCAACAACTTGGAGGTATCCCATTGGTCACCTTCCCTCTCGGCCGCATTATATAAGATCGATGGCTGGGGCGCGCCTTACTTCTCGGTGAACGCATCCGGGAACGTCTCGGTGCGTCCATTCGGAGCGGCCACTCTGGCGCACCAGGAGATCGATTTACTGAAAATTGTGAGGAAGGTCTCTGATCCGAAGTCGTCCGGTGGGCTTGGGTTGCAGATGCCCCTGATTGTTCGCTTACCCGACGTGCTCAAGAGCCGGCTTGAGTCCCTCCAGTCAGCTTTTGATCTCGCGGTACAGTCCCAAGGGTACAAGGCTCATTACCAGGGCGTCTACCCGGTGAAATGTAATCAGGACCGGTTTGTTGTGGAAGACATAGTGAGGTTCGGGTCCGCTTTTCGGTTTGGTTTGGAGGCTGGGTCGAAACCCGAGCTCCTTTTGGCGATGAGCTGTTTGTGCAAAGGTAGCCCGGATGCTTATCTGATTTGCAATGGTTTCAAGGACGTGGAGTACATTTCGCTAGCTTTGTTCGCTAGAAAACTCTCTCTGAACACTGTGATTGTACTTGAGCAAGAAGAGGAGCTCGATCTGGTGATTAATCTTAGCAAGAAGTTTTCTGTTCGACCTGTGATTGGCGTGAGGGCAAAGCTGAGGACGAAGCATTCGGGCCATTTCGGATCGACCTCGGGCGAGAAAGGCAAATTCGGGCTAACAACGACTCAGATTTTGCGCGTGGTGCGGAAGCTTAAAGAAGTGGACATGCTTGATTGCCTGCAATTGCTGCATTTCCATATTGGCTCTCAGATACCTTCTACCTCTTTACTAACCGATGGTGTGAGCGAAGCCGCACAGATCTACTGCGAATTAGTCCGCCTTGGCGCCCACATGCAGGTCATCGATATCGGAGGCGGACTAGGTATCGATTACGATGGTTCCAAATCCAGCGAGTCCGATATATCAGTTGGTTATAGTCTCGAGGATTATGCTGCAGCTGTAGTTCAAGCAGTTCGGCTTGTTTGCGACCGCAGGTGTATCAAGCACCCGATTATATGCAGCGAAAGCGGCCGAGCTATTGTATCCCATCACTCCGTGCTTATCTTTGAAGCGGTTTCAGCCAGCGCATATGAGTCTCCATCGATAACTTCTTTTGGGTTGGAGAATTTCGTTGAGGGGCTTCCGGTTGAAGCTCGGGCTGATTATGGGAATTTGTCAGATGCAGCAATCAAGGGCGAGTATGAGACATGTTTGTTCTATGCTGATCAGTTGAAGCAACGCTGCGTCAATCAGTTCAAGGAAGGGTCTTTGGGGATGGAGCAACTCGCAGCCGTTGATGGGGTTTGTGATGTGGTATCAAAGGCACTAGGGGCAGCCGATCCAGTCCGTACCTACCATGTGAATCTATCTATTTTCACCTCAATCCCTGATTTTTGGGGCATTGGCCAGCTTTTTCCAATAGTCCCCATTCATCGTCTCGATCAAAGGCCGTCTATGAGGGGGATTCTGTCGGATTTAACTTGTGACAGCGATGGCAAGATTGACAAGTTCATAGGGGGCGAGTCGAGTTTGCCGCTTCATGAGCTGGAAGGCGATGGGCGGTACTACTTGGGAATGTTCTTAGGAGGGGCTTATGAGGAGGCCATCGGTGGGCTCCATAACCTATTTGGTGGGCCGAGCGTTGTCCGGGTATCTCAGAGCGACGGCCCGCACAGCTTCGTGGTAACACGCGCCGTGCCGGGTCCATCGTGTAGCGACGTCCTCAGGATAATGCAGCACGAACCGGAACTTATGTTCGAGACGCTCAAGCACCGCGCAGAGGAGTGCATGGATGGCAGCAGCATTGCCGCCAATGCTGCTCTGGCTAGCAGCCTGGATCGTTCATTCCACAACATGCCTTATCTGGTGGTTGGAGCCTCTTCTTCTTGCAGTTTGACTGCGATCAATAACGGCGGCTTGTACTATTGTGGTGAGGATGAATACAATGCACCCGCTGCTGATTCTGCTGCCGCTGAGGACGAGCAGTGGTCTTATTGTGTTGCTTGA